The genomic stretch TCGAACAAGTAGTTGGCGTCTTTGGGTCCGGGCGCGGCCTCCGGGTGGAATTGTGTTCCCACGATCGGGAGGTCGGGATGCTTCAGCCCTTCAACCGTCCCGTCGTTGAGGCTTCGGAACGTCACGATCAGGCCCGCGTCTTTCAGGGATTCTTCATCCACCGAGAACCCGTGGTTGTGGGAGGTGATTATGACACGGCCTCGTGCGACGTCCAGCACAGGGTGGTTAGCCCCTCTGTGTCCGAACTTGAGCTTGTAGGTGCGGGCGCCCAGGGCGAGGGCGAGGAGCTGATGACCGAGGCATATGCCCATGACGGGGATTTTACCGAAGAACTGCCGGGCGGTCTCAGCCACGTGGGCCGCCTTCACTGGGTCCCCGGGACCATTTGAGAGAACTAGGCCGTCCGGCCGACAGGCGGCGATGGTGCTGCTGTCGGTGCCGGCTGGGAAGACAACTACCTCACATCCTCTGGCATTCAAGCACCGGGCGATATTCCCCTTGGCTCCGAGGTCTATCACTGCAATCCGGGGTCCCGGGCCGGGGAACGTATGGATGTGTGACCCCGTAACCTCCAGGATAAAGTCCTGCTCACTCAGGTGAGGGAGGGTTCGTGACTGCTCGACCAGAGCGGTCCCAGCAATGTCACCCGTGGCGATGATCCCCCGCATGGTGCCGTTGGTGCGAAGCCGTCTCGTGATGGCCCGGGTGTCTACACCGGTCAGCCCGACGACGCCCCGCTCTTTCAGAAAGCCATCCAGGGTGCCTTCAGACCGCCAGTTGCTCGGCGTCTCGCACGCATCGCGAACTACGAAACCACGAACATATGCTCTGTTCGATTCGAAATCCGCATCGCAGATGCCGTAGTTCCCGATGAGCGGAGATGTCATCACTACGATCTGCCCGCAGTAGGAGGGGTCCGTCAGCACACACTCATACCCAGTCATGCCGGTGTTGAACACTACTTCTCCCCAGCTCTCCCCAGGCGCCCCGATCGCGCGTCCGCGGTAGATCGAGCCGTCTTCGAGCGCTAAAACCGCCTGCATCATATGACCTCCCGGGTATCCGTCGTCCGGCTCTCCTGGCCGACCAACGACAATCGCTGCCGTATATTGATGCATGGTGCATCGCGTAAACAACCCTATTGTGACCTAGTTTACCCCGAGAAGAGGACGGTGTCAATGATAAAGATACTATTAATGCGCATCAATATGCATTCCAGAGCGTGTGTTTCAACCAACTCTGAGGCTGTCGCTCTTGCGGGGGTTTGAGCCCTCTGAGAAAACGTCGTCTTCCTGATCGTTATGCCGCCAGCCCCGGGTGCGTGCAATTATCGTAGGGAACGACGACTAGAAGCCAAGGTAGATCTGCGCATGCGCGACCGCGGGCACAAAAGTGATATCCTCGTCGAAAAAGCCCTGAGCTGGCCTGTCGAGGAGGATACAGATGAACAGCAGTACTATTATCGCAGCACTAGCGCAGATAGCCGATAGGTTATTTGAGGAAGGCACAGATGGCCGCCACAGGGTTACGTTTCATGACATCGAGGTCGCGACGAAGCTCGCGGCGCGTCAAATTGAGGAGTTGTTGCTCCAAGCTCGGTTGGATGAAGTGGGCCACTGCGCTTCATGGTTACCATCGTTGATAGCCACCCTATGAAGGCTCCATATGTGAGGTTTGGCCTTGATGCTATAAGAGGAGATAGAGGAGGCTGCGCGTGATGACGGCCAGTGGGAGGGATCACCTGTTTGGCTACAGCGTGCGGCTGGCCCGGATCACCGAGGCGGATGAGGGCGGCTGGTTGGCCGAGGTGCTTGAACTGCCCGGATGTGTGTCTGATGGTGAAACCCCCGGAGACGCCTTAAACAACGCGAGAGAAGCCACAGAATGCTGGCTCGCTGCGGCAAACGAAGACAGAGATACGCCTCCTGGCCCCAGGCATCACGAGGACACTGAGTACAGCGGCAAGTTCACGCTGAGGCGGCCTAAGTCTCTGCACAGAGCTTTGAGCAAGCAGTCTGAGCGCGAGGGTGCCAGCTTGAACCAGCTTGTTCTCTCAATGATATGTCTTGCCTTTGGTGTTGGCTGGAGCAGGTTGGATCAACACGGTGACCAGCCAACGTGTGCGGCTTCCAAGGAGGTTCATACGGACTCAAAATGACCCCGAGATGCCGAGATGCGTGGACCGCAAGCCTGAGACCATGAACGGGGTAGCTGCGCCGTCTGATGACGACTATCGAACGCCCCCGTCGTAGACGTAGAGTGCTTTCCGCAGATAGGGAACAGGAGGGTCCGGCAAGTGGGAGACTGCCCCCTTCAAAGCCCTGAGACTCGACGGCGGCGTCCCCAAAGCGGATGGGCCAAATAATGCCGGACCCGGGGCCCACATGCGCCACCCCCGCCCCGCCCTACAGCTTGGTCCAGGACATGTCGATCCATGCCTCTCAGAGGTGCTCGTAGAAATGGACGATGACCTCATGGATGCCTTCTTCCATGTATCGTTTGGCGGTATGGACCCCATAGTCCTGGTCGTACCATGCATCAATGGTCCGTTCTCCGTCCACTGGAGACTCTCAGAGAACGGGATATGGCCTGTCATACGCACGGAGAAGTTGTCGATCCACACCCCAGGCGCCGCATTCCGTCGAGAAGTTGTCTTAAGGTACTACGTACTGGGCAGGGGAACTTGTGCGAATGACAGGATTTCTGACAACAACGCATAACCTGAGATTGTCCTGTATAATGATAGCGGCGACCGATTCGGGCCGCCTTTCCTCCGATGCAGAGCAATCCTCAGACCAGTCGAGTTAGGGGCGTTGTCATGTCGACCATCGGCAATATCATCTGGTTGGTTACCGGTGGCTTCGCCGGCGCCATTCTGTGGTGCATTGCAGGGATGCTTCTCTGCATTACGATTGTGGGCATCCCATTCGGGATTCAGTGTTTCAAGATAGCCGGACTTCAGCTGACTCCTTTCGGCAGGAGGGTAATAGGCGACGGCGGCGGAGCCGCCATGAGCGTTCTTGGCAACATAGTGTGGATTGTTCTCATCGGATGGGTTCTTGCTGTTGCACATGTTGCCATGGGGATTGCTTTTGCGGCGACCATCATCGGGATACCCTTCGCCGTGCAGAGTTTCAAGCTAGCCGCATTGTCGCTTGCGCCATTCCGCAAACGCGTGGTGTGAAGCCTCCTCACAACCGTGCCAGCAGTCAGTCCTTGCAACCGGGCGATGCCCTGGGCGCAGCGTCAGGACCTAAGCGGGCAGAGACGCTCAAGCGCGGTGGGTCAAGCAGGACAGGGCAGGGTACTCGCCAACGTTCGGACGGGGAGGAAGGGCCTTGTGAATCAGCGCACGCTCGGGGATGTCAGAGAGCGGGCATTGCGTGGCATGGCGAAAACGATTGCGTCCGCTCTTGTCGTCGGCTTGCTCCTGTTTGTGTCGGCAGGCCGGCTGGACTGGGTCATGGGGTGGGCATACGTTGGATTATCCTTCATCGGAATAGCTGCAAGTGCCCTGGTTGTGGATCCTGAGTTGCTTGCAGAGCGCGCCGAAATCGGGCGCGGGGTCCAGGCGCTGGATGTTCTGCTGGCAATCATCATGGCGAGGCTGGGCCCGGTCGCAATCTCAGTCGTAGCTGGCCTGAATCTGCGGTTCCGCTGGCAGCCCCGGATTTCACCTGGAATCCAGGGGATGGGCGCAGTGGCGGTACTTCTCGGTTATGTCGTCACCCTCTGGGCAATGGCCTCAAACAGGTTCTTCTCGGGAGTGGTCCGAATCCAGACGGAACGGGGACACGCCGTCGTCACCTCCGGCCCCTACGCCCTAGTCCGACACCCAGGATATGCGGGAGTGATTCTTGCCACGCTCGGTGCGCCTTTGATGCTTCGCTCGGCATGGGCGCTGGTTCCCGCCGCAGCTACAGTATGTGTGATAGTCGTCAGGACAGTGCTTGAAGACCGGACTCTACTGAGGGATCTTGCGGGGTATCGGATCTATTCCGAACGCGTCCGGTATCGCTTGCTGCCGGGAGTCTGGTAGGGTAGCGGGAGGTATTTAGTTGCGGCGCGTGTGTCGACACGTGACAGTCAGAGCATTGTATCGGTACCGGCCAGTTGAGTCTCGGACTGTCCTCGTGGGAATGGAGCCGTTGCACGAGTGATGTTGACGCCATCGCCCCATGATGTTATGATACGTACGACATCATGGCGGGAGGCGAATGGTGTGCATCTGACACGCAAGCAAATCTACCTCACCCCTGAACTTGATGAACACCTCAAGAGACTTGCATTGGCGACCGGGAATTCGGAGTCGTTCGTTATCAGGGAGGCCTTGGCCGAGTACGTGGCGAAGGCTGCCAAGGAGGCCGATCAGTGCGACAACCCGCTGGCGAAGTTGCTAGCTCTGGACGTCGACTGCAAAGCGACCGACGGCAGCCGGGAGCACGACCGCGATCTCTACAGGTCGTATACGAGGCCGCCCGAGGGTCCCAAGGGGTGCGCGAGGTGAAAGTGCTGGTTGATACGAGTGCGTGGATAGCGGTGCTGGTTCCTTCAGACGCCCATCATGCTCATGCAAAGGGAGTATTTGCTGACCTTCTGGCAGGCAACGCGTTGGTCGTCACGTCGAACTATATCATCGACGAGACTGTGACCTGGCTGCGCATGCACGCCAGCCACACAGCTGCGGTGTCGTTCCACGACACTATTACCCAGTCGCAGGAGCATAATCGACTGCATCTGGCGTGGGTCACTGAAGCCGTCGAAAAAAAGGCCTGGGACCTGTTCACGAGGCACCCTGGCCTCAAGCTGTCACTCACCGACTGCACTAGCGCCGTTTTGGCCGCAGAGCTCAAGCTGCCCATATGGT from Bacillota bacterium encodes the following:
- the carA gene encoding glutamine-hydrolyzing carbamoyl-phosphate synthase small subunit; the encoded protein is MQAVLALEDGSIYRGRAIGAPGESWGEVVFNTGMTGYECVLTDPSYCGQIVVMTSPLIGNYGICDADFESNRAYVRGFVVRDACETPSNWRSEGTLDGFLKERGVVGLTGVDTRAITRRLRTNGTMRGIIATGDIAGTALVEQSRTLPHLSEQDFILEVTGSHIHTFPGPGPRIAVIDLGAKGNIARCLNARGCEVVVFPAGTDSSTIAACRPDGLVLSNGPGDPVKAAHVAETARQFFGKIPVMGICLGHQLLALALGARTYKLKFGHRGANHPVLDVARGRVIITSHNHGFSVDEESLKDAGLIVTFRSLNDGTVEGLKHPDLPIVGTQFHPEAAPGPKDANYLFDEYIALLKQETEETCLATAI
- a CDS encoding type II toxin-antitoxin system HicB family antitoxin, whose product is MTASGRDHLFGYSVRLARITEADEGGWLAEVLELPGCVSDGETPGDALNNAREATECWLAAANEDRDTPPGPRHHEDTEYSGKFTLRRPKSLHRALSKQSEREGASLNQLVLSMICLAFGVGWSRLDQHGDQPTCAASKEVHTDSK
- a CDS encoding YccF domain-containing protein, translating into MSTIGNIIWLVTGGFAGAILWCIAGMLLCITIVGIPFGIQCFKIAGLQLTPFGRRVIGDGGGAAMSVLGNIVWIVLIGWVLAVAHVAMGIAFAATIIGIPFAVQSFKLAALSLAPFRKRVV
- a CDS encoding isoprenylcysteine carboxylmethyltransferase family protein, translating into MNQRTLGDVRERALRGMAKTIASALVVGLLLFVSAGRLDWVMGWAYVGLSFIGIAASALVVDPELLAERAEIGRGVQALDVLLAIIMARLGPVAISVVAGLNLRFRWQPRISPGIQGMGAVAVLLGYVVTLWAMASNRFFSGVVRIQTERGHAVVTSGPYALVRHPGYAGVILATLGAPLMLRSAWALVPAAATVCVIVVRTVLEDRTLLRDLAGYRIYSERVRYRLLPGVW
- a CDS encoding ribbon-helix-helix domain-containing protein — encoded protein: MHLTRKQIYLTPELDEHLKRLALATGNSESFVIREALAEYVAKAAKEADQCDNPLAKLLALDVDCKATDGSREHDRDLYRSYTRPPEGPKGCAR
- a CDS encoding PIN domain-containing protein; the encoded protein is MKVLVDTSAWIAVLVPSDAHHAHAKGVFADLLAGNALVVTSNYIIDETVTWLRMHASHTAAVSFHDTITQSQEHNRLHLAWVTEAVEKKAWDLFTRHPGLKLSLTDCTSAVLAAELKLPIWSYDSDFVALGCQEWAS